In Streptomyces sp. 71268, the DNA window AAGTGGCAGGCGCTGGTCCGGCCGCCCCCGCCGGCGCCGCTCGCGTCGGGACTACCCGCGTCGGGACCGCCCGCGTCGGCCACGCTGCCCGGGTCGGTCACCTCGTACAGCGGTGGGCGGTCCACGCGGCACACGTCCCGGGCGCGCGGGCAGCGTGGGTGGAAGGGGCAGCCGGGTGGGATGTGCATGAGGTTGGGTGGCAGGCCCTTGATGGCGTACAGCTCCTGGCCCTTCTGGTCCACGCGCGGGATGGAGTCGAGCAGGCCGCGGGTGTACGGGTGGGCCGGGGCGCGGTAGAGGTCGTGCACGGACGCGTTCTCCACGATGCGGCCGGCGTACATCACCGCGATGGTGTCGGCGACGTCGGCGACCACGCCCAGGTCGTGGGTGATGAGGATCAGGCCCATGTCCAGCTCGCGGCGCAGTTCGGCGAGCAGCTCCATGACCTGGGCCTGCACGGTCACGTCGAGCGCGGTGGTGGGCTCGTCCGCGATGATCAGGGCGGGTTCGAGCGCCATCGCCATGGCGATCATGATGCGTTGGCGCATGCCGCCGGAGAACTGGTGCGGGTAGTCGCCCACGCGCTGCGCGGCGGCCGGGATGCGTACCCGGTCCATGAGTTCGACCGCGCGCTGGCGGGCCGCCTTGCGGGACAGGCCGCGGTGCACCTCGAACATCTCGCCGAGTTGTGCGCCGACCGAGACGACCGGGTTCAGCGCGGACAGCGCGTCCTGGAAGATCATCGCCATCTGGGCGCCGCGCACCTTGCGCCGTTCCTCGCGGCCGAGGGTGAGCAGGTCGCGGCCCTGGAAGCGGACCTGGCCTGCGGTGACGTAGCCGGGGGGCGAGTCGAGGATGCCCATCACGGCCTGGGCCGTGACCGACTTGCCCGAGCCCGACTCGCCGAGCACGGCGAGCGTCTCGCCGGCCCGGACGGCGTAGCTGACGCCGTTGACGGCCTGCGAGACACCGTCCCGCAGCCGGAACTCGACGTGCAGGTCGCGTACGTCGAGCAGGGGTTCGACGGGTGCTTCGGTGACGGACCTGGGGCTTGGCTCGTTGACGACGGTCACCTGCGGGGCTCCTCAGCGCAGCTTGGGGT includes these proteins:
- a CDS encoding ABC transporter ATP-binding protein gives rise to the protein MTVVNEPSPRSVTEAPVEPLLDVRDLHVEFRLRDGVSQAVNGVSYAVRAGETLAVLGESGSGKSVTAQAVMGILDSPPGYVTAGQVRFQGRDLLTLGREERRKVRGAQMAMIFQDALSALNPVVSVGAQLGEMFEVHRGLSRKAARQRAVELMDRVRIPAAAQRVGDYPHQFSGGMRQRIMIAMAMALEPALIIADEPTTALDVTVQAQVMELLAELRRELDMGLILITHDLGVVADVADTIAVMYAGRIVENASVHDLYRAPAHPYTRGLLDSIPRVDQKGQELYAIKGLPPNLMHIPPGCPFHPRCPRARDVCRVDRPPLYEVTDPGSVADAGGPDAGSPDASGAGGGGRTSACHFWEETLNDE